Part of the Cryptosporangium arvum DSM 44712 genome, AAGAGGAGGGCGAAGAACGCCCCGATGTTCAGGGTGCCGAGGACGGCTGAGCGCCACCACCACGAACCCCGGGGTAACACCCGCACGATCGCGAGCAGCAACAAGCCCGCCGGGAGGGCGCGCAGCACACCGGCGAGCAAGGGGCGTCCGGCCGGGAGGAACTCGGTCGTGACCAGGTACGTGGTGCCCCAGGTCGCCGGGGCGGCAGCGGTCGCGATCAGCACGCGAGCTCGATTGCTAAGCACTTAGCAATAATAGCTAAGTGCTTAGGTAAATGGCTAGGGTGGTGGGGTGAGCAAATCCGCGCCGGGACCCGACCACGTGGACCGGATCCTCGCCCAGTGGCACCGCGAACGTCCCGATCTGGACGTGTCGCCGATGGCGGTGATCGGGCGGCTGAGCCGTGCCGCGGCGGCGGTGCACGGGCGGCTGGATCGCACGTTCGCCGCGCACGATCTCGACCGGGGCTCGTTCGACGTGCTCGCCACGCTGCTGCGCAACGGCCCGCCGCACCGGCTCACCCCGGCCCAGCTCGCGGCCGACGCGATGATCACGTCCGCCGCGGTGGCGCAGCGACTCAACCGGCTCGAGTCGCGGGGCCTCATCACCCGCGCCCCGAATCCCGACGACGGTCGCGGCAGCCTCGTCTCGCTCACGCCGTCGGGCAAGGCCGCCGTGGAGGCCACGCTCCCGGCCCACCTGGCGACCGAGCAGGAGTTGCTGGCCGGCCTCTCCCCGGAGGAACGCGAAACCCTGGCTGCCCTCCTGTCCCGCGTGTCCCATGCCGCCGACCCGAAACGGCAAGCTCCGCCCACCGACTAAGCCCCGGCGCCCACTGCTGAGCGGTTTGGAGATGCCGAGCTGAGCGGCACATGGGTGTCGAGCCGAGCGGCGAGGGCTTGCCGGGCGGCGGGGGCGGGTGCGTCGGGTTCGGTGCCGACCTACGGGGTCGAGCTGCCGATCGGGTAGCGGTAGACGCGGATCCAGTCGATCAGGGCGGTCGCGGGCACCTGGGGCGCGGGGCCGTCGATCGCCAGTTCCAGGGCCAGGGTATGGGGGCGGCGGAACGAGGCCCAGGCGGCCCCGGCACCGGCGGCGCGGAGTTCCTGGGTGACGACGCCGTCCACGGACCAGCGCAGGTGGCCGTTCTCGCCGGGCTTCCAGTCCAGCGCGTAGACGTGCCAGTCGGTGGCGGCGCCGCGGGCCGGGAGGTCGTGGGCGCGGCCGTAGGCCAGGTCGGGGGTGCCGCCGTGGGCGAACTGGCGTACCAGGCCGGGTCGTTCGCCGGCGACTTCGGCGATGTCGATGCCGCCCGACTCCGGCCAGGCGACGCTCGCGGCGTCCGCGCCGATCGTGCGGAACGCCGGGCGCAGGCCGCGGCCGGCGGGCAGCTTCATCCGGGCCGCGAAGTAGCCGCCCTGCTGCGACCAGGCGGCCGCGCCGTCGTTGCCCGAGCGGTCGAGCATGCTGAGGCGGGGTGCCACCGGGCCGGGTTCCGCGGTCAGGGCCAGGCGGCCCAGGCCGTCGAGTTTCGCCTGGTCGAGTGAGTACCGGGCGTCGCCGCGGGGGTCGTCGAACCACATCGCGGTGGAGAGGCCGTAGTTCGGGCCGGCGCCGGCCGGGCCGCTGAACTCCTGGCGGAACGTCACCGGGTTGGTCCGCACGGTCAGGTACCGCGGTGGGGTGAGCGCCGTCCAGACGCCGGCGATGCGGACGGCGGCGGCGACCAGGTAGTCGCCGGGTGGGAACGTCCGTTGCCCGGTAGCGAACGTGTACCCGCCCGGCGGGACGGTGGCCGGCTGGACGCCGGGGAAGTCGAAGTTCGCGCCGTCGGAGTTGCGGACCGCGACGGTCAGGGCCTCGACCGCGACCGGCGTCGACTTCGCGTGGAGCCGGACGGTCGCGGCGATCGCCTGCCCGGACTCCGCGGTCGCCGGCACGCTCAGCCGGTCCAGCACCAGCCCGCTCGCCGCCGCCGTCCGCGCCGACCACACCGGAAACGCCCGCCCCGCGAGCGCCACGTCCCGCCCCCCGCCCGTCCGCGCGTCCCCGGTCCGCGCGTCCCCGGTCCGCGCGCCCGCGCCGACCAGCGCGCCGGCCCGGTCGGACGAGAGCGACGGCCAACCGCCCCGGTCGGACGGCAGCCGCACCCCGCCCCGATCGGACGGCAGTGGCGCGCCGGACGCGGCCGGTGGTGCGGACAGTGTGGCCAGCGCCAAGCCCAGTGCGGTGACCGCGCCGATGGTCCGTCGGTTCATCCCGGACACTCCCCTCCGAACGACCTGCTGGTAGCAAGCAGCGTCATACCGCACTGAAAGGGTGTAATTCGCGCGGCGCGCGCGAGCTGAGAGAATGCTGCGAACTTTATGCAGGTTCGCTCAATTACCACCGGAATCTGGCGTGTCGGTCACTCGCTGCAACGAGGACCATTTTGGGTGTCGTCATGCGCCTTCACCATAAAACGGGCATCATCTGTGCACTCGTCGTCGGCCTCCTGACGCCCGCCGTGCCTAGCGCGGCAATCGATCGCCCGGCGTTCAACCGGTACTCCGCCGCCCAGCTCGCGCAGCAGATCCTGGCGCTACGGGCCGCGGGCCGGATCCGCATCTACGACTACTCCGCCCACAAGGCCGCCGACCGCCGGGACCGGTCACTGGCCAGCCAGCAGCTGGCCGACATCGCCGCGGGCAAGCGTGCGAACCTGTCCCGTCGCTGCCACCGGGGCCGCCTGGTGAAGATCCGCCCCGACATCCGGATCCTGCGCTTCCTCGCCGACCTGGGGATGAGCTACGGCGGCTACACGATAAACGTCCTGTTCGGGCAGTGTCACTCGCGCCGTTCGCTGCACTACGCCGGCCGTGCGGTCGATCTCCGGTGCGGCCTCCGGATCACCAGGGCCGACACGAAAGCGATCACGTGGGGAGTGAAGCGAAACCTGGAGACGTGTCGGCGGAACGCGCACTGGCACTACTCCGTCGGCGGCCGATGACCACGGTCACGACCAGGGCCAGCACCGCACCGCACGTGCCGAGCGTCATGTCGCCGAGGGTGTCCTCGTAGGCCGTGTCGAGCTCGGTGCCGTGCCGGATGAACGCGTACCACTCGCCGAGCTCCCAGAGCAGCGCGAGCAGGGCGCCCCCGCCGACCACGACGATCGCGCGGGCCCAGGCCGGGCGCAGCGACGGGACGTCGAGCACCAGCGCGAGGCCCAGGCAGAGCAGGAACCAGTTGACGAAGTGGTTCGCGTCGTCCCACCACGAGATCGAGTCGTAGAGGTCGAGCGTGTTGCCGGTGACGTCGATCAGGAACGGGGTCATCGTCAACGTGAAGCCGGCGATCGGGGGACGCGTGCCCCGCTTCACCGTCCACCACCAGACCGGGACGACGAGCATCATCAGCGGGTAGAGCACCAGGCGGGCGCCGAAGCCCTTGCCGGCGAACTGGGGCAGGTCACTGGCGACGCTCGCGACGACCAGCTGGGCGATCGTGGCGATCAGCACCACCCCGGGCCCGGCCCACTTCTTCAGCTGCATTGCGGCAGTGTGCACGACCGGGCGGAGAGGCGGCCGGGCACCCTCCCGGTTCGCCGCAGAGCGTGAGAATCAGTCGTTGGCGAGGTCGCGCGAGACGGCGCGTGCCGCGTCACGCACGCGGTTGACCAGGGCATTTCTTGGCCGGAGGCCGGGGTCGCAGACGCGGTCGACGGCGCCGCTGACGCCGATGGCGCCGACCACCAGCCCGCCGTGGCCGCGGATCGGGACGGCGACGCCGGCCTGGCCGACGGTCATCTCCTCGATCTCGGTGGCCCAGCCGCGGCGGCGGACCCGGTCGAGGGAGGCGCGGAGCTCGTCGGGGTCGGTGATCGTGCGGTGCGAGTAGGGCGGCAGGCCCTGGGCGAGCACCACCGACGCGTTCGGCGCGTAGGCCAGCAGGGCCTTGCCCAGCGCGGTGGCGTGCACGGGGAGCGAGGAGCCGACGTCGAGCCGCTGCTGGGTGTCGTCGGGGCGGAACACGTGGTGGACGACGACGACCGCGCCGGCCTGCAGCGCCCCGATGCGGACCGCGAAACCGGTGCGTGCGGCCAGCGGGTCGGCCCAGTTGATGGCGTGCGACCGCAGTTCGTTGAGGTCGAGCGGGCCGCTGCCGAGATCGAGCAGGGAGGCGCCGGGGCGGTACTTGCCGCCGGAGCCGTCCTGGTCGACGAAACCGACGCGGTGCAGTGTCCGTAACAAGCCGTGCGTGGTGCCCTTGGCCAGGCCGAGCGCCTCGGCGATCTCGGTGACGCCCAGCGGGCCCGGAGCAGCGCCGAGCAGGCGCAGGATCGCCGCCGCTCGTTCGATGGACTGCACGGAGCCGGGCACGTCCCCAAAAGTATCGGTTCGACAATGTCGAACACGTGCCATTGAGACCGATAGCGGTGCTTTCTAACTTCGGGAATGCGCCGGGACGGCCAACGTCGGCTCCCGGCCCCAGCCCCGGGAGGTCCCATGGCGGAACGGTTGAAGATCCCGAAGGTCCCCGGCACGGTCGGCGAGATGGCGGCGGAGTTCGCCGGAACGTTGATCCTGATTCTGTTCGGATGTGGTGTGGTCGCGCAGGTCGTGGCCGGTGAGCTCGGCGATCACGACAGCATCGCCTGGGCGTGGGGGTTCGGCGTGACCCTCGGCGTGTTCGTCGCCGGGCGGATCAGCGGCGCGCACCTCAACCCCGCGGTGACGATCGCCCTCGCGGTGTTCAAAGGCTTTTCCTGGCGGAAGGTGCCGGCGTACATCGCCGCGCAGACGCTCGGCGCGTTCGTCGCCGCGCTGCTCGTCCGCTGGAACTACAGCGAGGTCCTGGCGAAGGTCGACCCGGGCAACACGATCAAGACCCAGGGCGTGTTCTCGACGTTGCCCGGCAACGGCGCGCTGCCGGTGTCGGAGTGGGGCGCGTTCCGCGACCAGGTCATCGGTACGGCGATCCTGCTGTTCGTCATCCTCGCGCTGACCGACCTGCGCAACAACCCGCCGCTGGCGAACCTGACGCCGCTCATCATCGGTTTCCTGGTGGTCGCGATCGGCATGGCGTGGGGCACCGACGCCGGGTACGCGATCAACCCCGCCCGTGACTTCGGCCCGCGTCTGGCCTCGTACTTGACGGGGTACGAAACAGCATGGAGCGACCAGTACGGGAACGTGTACTTCTGGGTGCCGATCATCGCCCCGATCATCGGTGGTCTTGTCGGTGCCGCCCTCTACGGTCTGCTCATCGGCCGGTTCCTGCCCTCGGACGAGCCGCAGGAGCCGGGCGACCTGCCGTCGGCCGATGCCCGTGACGCCCGTCCCTCCGAGAAGATCGCTTAACCCCGAGGAGCAATCCGCATGCCTGATTTCGTCGGCGCAGTCGATCAGGGCACGACCAGCACCCGGTTCATGGTCTTCGACCACGGTGGCAACGAGGTCGGCCGTCACCAGCTCGAGCACGAGCAGATCCTGCCGCAGGCCGGCTGGGTCGAGCACAACCCGGTGGAGATCTGGGAGCGCACCGCCTCGGTCATCCGCACCGCAATGAACAACCTCAACCTGTCCGCCTCCGACCTGGCCGCGCTCGGCATCACCAACCAGCGCGAGACCACGGTCGTGTGGGACAAGCGCACCGGCCGTCCGTACTACAACGCGATCGTCTGGCAGGACACCCGCACCGACCGGATCGCGTCGGCGCTCGACCGCGACGAGCGGGGACAGACCATCCGGCAGAAGGCCGGCCTGCCGCCGGCCACGTACTTCTCCGGCGGCAAGATCCAGTGGATCCTGGAGAACGTCGAGGGGGTCCGCGAGGCCGCCGAGGCCGGCCACGCGATCTTCGGCAACACCGACACGTGGCTGATCTGGAACCTCACCGGGGGCGCCCACGTCACCGACGTGACGAACGCCAGCCGCACGATGCTGATGGACCTCGAGACGCTGGACTGGGACGACGAACTGCTGTCGTTCTTCAACATCCCGCGCTCGATGCTCCCGGAGATCCGGCCGTCGTCGGACCCGGCCGGTTACGGTTCGCTGGAGGCCGGTGGCCCGTTCCGGGGTGACGTCCCGCTCACCGGTGACCTCGGCGACCAGCAGGCGGCCACCGTCGGGCAGGTCTGCTTCGCCCCCGGCGAGGCGAAGAACACCTACGGCACCGGCAACTTCCTGCTGCTCAACACCGGCAACGAGCTGGTGCGCTCGGAGCACGGGCTGCTGACCACCGTGTGTTACAAGTTCGGTGACCAGGCCCCGGTCTACGCGTTGGAGGGCTCGATCGCGGTCACCGGCTCGGCCGTGCAGTGGCTGCGTGACCAGCTCGGCATCATCAGCGGCGCGTCGCAGAGTGAGGCGCTGGCCCGCCAGGTCGACGACAACGGCGGCGTGTACTTCGTGCCGGCGTTCTCCGGGCTGTTCGCACCGTACTGGCGCTCCGACGCCCGGGGCGCGATCGTCGGCCTCTCGCGGTACAACACCAACGCGCACCTGGCCCGGGCCACG contains:
- a CDS encoding MarR family winged helix-turn-helix transcriptional regulator, whose translation is MSKSAPGPDHVDRILAQWHRERPDLDVSPMAVIGRLSRAAAAVHGRLDRTFAAHDLDRGSFDVLATLLRNGPPHRLTPAQLAADAMITSAAVAQRLNRLESRGLITRAPNPDDGRGSLVSLTPSGKAAVEATLPAHLATEQELLAGLSPEERETLAALLSRVSHAADPKRQAPPTD
- the glpK gene encoding glycerol kinase GlpK yields the protein MPDFVGAVDQGTTSTRFMVFDHGGNEVGRHQLEHEQILPQAGWVEHNPVEIWERTASVIRTAMNNLNLSASDLAALGITNQRETTVVWDKRTGRPYYNAIVWQDTRTDRIASALDRDERGQTIRQKAGLPPATYFSGGKIQWILENVEGVREAAEAGHAIFGNTDTWLIWNLTGGAHVTDVTNASRTMLMDLETLDWDDELLSFFNIPRSMLPEIRPSSDPAGYGSLEAGGPFRGDVPLTGDLGDQQAATVGQVCFAPGEAKNTYGTGNFLLLNTGNELVRSEHGLLTTVCYKFGDQAPVYALEGSIAVTGSAVQWLRDQLGIISGASQSEALARQVDDNGGVYFVPAFSGLFAPYWRSDARGAIVGLSRYNTNAHLARATLESICYQSRDVSEAMAQDSGVTLDVLKVDGGVTANSLCMQLQADILGVPVSRPVVAETTALGAAYAAGLAVGFWKNTDELRENWNESERWQPSWSEERRTEGYAKWRKAVERTLDWVDVD
- a CDS encoding IclR family transcriptional regulator; the encoded protein is MPGSVQSIERAAAILRLLGAAPGPLGVTEIAEALGLAKGTTHGLLRTLHRVGFVDQDGSGGKYRPGASLLDLGSGPLDLNELRSHAINWADPLAARTGFAVRIGALQAGAVVVVHHVFRPDDTQQRLDVGSSLPVHATALGKALLAYAPNASVVLAQGLPPYSHRTITDPDELRASLDRVRRRGWATEIEEMTVGQAGVAVPIRGHGGLVVGAIGVSGAVDRVCDPGLRPRNALVNRVRDAARAVSRDLAND
- a CDS encoding MIP/aquaporin family protein — protein: MAERLKIPKVPGTVGEMAAEFAGTLILILFGCGVVAQVVAGELGDHDSIAWAWGFGVTLGVFVAGRISGAHLNPAVTIALAVFKGFSWRKVPAYIAAQTLGAFVAALLVRWNYSEVLAKVDPGNTIKTQGVFSTLPGNGALPVSEWGAFRDQVIGTAILLFVILALTDLRNNPPLANLTPLIIGFLVVAIGMAWGTDAGYAINPARDFGPRLASYLTGYETAWSDQYGNVYFWVPIIAPIIGGLVGAALYGLLIGRFLPSDEPQEPGDLPSADARDARPSEKIA
- a CDS encoding glycoside hydrolase family 16 protein — translated: MNRRTIGAVTALGLALATLSAPPAASGAPLPSDRGGVRLPSDRGGWPSLSSDRAGALVGAGARTGDARTGDARTGGGRDVALAGRAFPVWSARTAAASGLVLDRLSVPATAESGQAIAATVRLHAKSTPVAVEALTVAVRNSDGANFDFPGVQPATVPPGGYTFATGQRTFPPGDYLVAAAVRIAGVWTALTPPRYLTVRTNPVTFRQEFSGPAGAGPNYGLSTAMWFDDPRGDARYSLDQAKLDGLGRLALTAEPGPVAPRLSMLDRSGNDGAAAWSQQGGYFAARMKLPAGRGLRPAFRTIGADAASVAWPESGGIDIAEVAGERPGLVRQFAHGGTPDLAYGRAHDLPARGAATDWHVYALDWKPGENGHLRWSVDGVVTQELRAAGAGAAWASFRRPHTLALELAIDGPAPQVPATALIDWIRVYRYPIGSSTP